The region GACCGCTCCGGAGCGTGCCCCTTGTCCCTGCGCATGTATTTCACCGGGCCCACCACCAGTTTGGACGACCAGGTCGAAAGCTATGCGACCTCGCGCGTACCAGCAAGCCAGCGGTGGCCCCGCCCAGCGGTGCTGCTGGTATTGACGGCGAACGTCACGGCGATGTTCTGGTTCTCTCTGGGCGGGCAGTTGGGTTTCCTGCTCGGCTGGCCTGGCATGCTACTGCCGCTGGCGTACATGGTGCTGCTCGCGACCGTCTTCGGCAGCCTCATCATGCGGATCTCCAGCCGTGAGGGACTGTCGGTGCCCCTGCTCACCCGTGGCCTCGGCTTCGGCAGCAAGGGCGCGGCCGTGGCCTCTGTGGTTTACGGGTTCAACTACGTCTTCTACTTCCTGTTCGAAGGCAGCATCGTCGCGCACTCGCTGAGCCAGTTCTTCCACATATCGATCAACTCGTTCGCCGCGACCGCCGTGTTCGCGCTTGTCGGGTTGGCGGCCGTGGTTTTCGCGTGGCGCGGCATGCACTCGATGAACCTGTTGCAGCGCTGGGGTACTCCGGTCTTCCTGGTTCTGTTCGTCGTGGGCATGATCATGCTGGCGCGCGGCTACGTGCTGGTCGGCCCTGGTCAGTGGGAAGCCACCGGCGGGGTGACATCGACCGCGCTGTGGCAAGGCTTCAACCTGGCCAACGGGCAGATCATCTTCCAGGCTCTGATCGCGACCGACTACGGCCGCTTCATCAAGAAGAGCGTCGGATACCGAGGCACCGGCGTGGTGATGCTCGTCGAGCTGCTCATGATCGCTGTCGTCATGCTCGTCGGAGCGCTGATCAGTTTCAGCCTCGTTCCCCATCTGGGCGATACATCATTGGCCACGGACCCCGGGGTCTATTTCGTCGCCTTCATGGGCCTGATCGGGGTGATCTTCGCGGTCGTCACCCAGGTCCGGATCAACGTGGTCAACCTCTACTCGGGCTCACTGGCGCTATCCAACGCCTGGGACGCGGTCGCGCCGAGGAAGATCGGCCGCCAGTGGTGGATGCTGGCCCTGTTCATGGTGGGAATCCTGGGCTACCCGATCAACATCCTCAACTACACCGACACGTTCCTTGCCGTCACCGGGATCATGACCAACACCTGGATCTTGATCCTGCTGGCCGACTACTTCGTCTGCCGCAAGCTGTGCAAGCGCGCCCCGACCGAGAACATCGATTACGAAGAAGACCGGGTCCGGGCATGGAACCCCTGCGGCCTGATCTCCATGGCAGCGGGCGTGATCGTCGGTGCGCTCGGTGTCTTCGAGGTGTACCCGACCTACTACGCCTCGTTCTTGGCCATGATCATCGGGCCGGCCGTTCACATCCCGCTCACGTTGGCGACCCGCGGCCGATTTTACCTGCCGCGCAGCGCCCAATCGGCGGCCACGAAGCAGGTGATCGCTTCACCGTAGGCCCCGCGGTCGCGTCGAGCGCACAACACCGCAACCAGGACCATCCCGTTCGAACGACACACAGGCCGGACGTCCCGGCGGCCTGATCAAGAGCAAAAGGAGCTGGCCATGACCGCACAGTCTGAGATGATCGCGCCACCTGCCGCCACCCCGATCGTCGCCGCGCCGTCGGGGAATCCGATCATCGCCGGGCTGCCCGGATTCGTCATCGGGTCGATCGCACTGGCCCTGCAGCTGCTGGGTTTCGTGCCGGCGGATGCCGCGACGGTCGTACTGCCCATCACCTTCGGTGCGAGTGCGATCAGCACCCTCGTGGCCACTTTGTGGGGGGTACGAGCCGGGGAGAACGCCGTGGCGGTCATTTTCGTCACCTTCACCGGGTTCTGGGTCAGCTACACCCTGCTCGTGATGGCCCTGACCCACAACTGGCTGGCGATTCCCGCCGAGCACGCCGGGCGCGCACAGGGGCTGTTCCTGCTCAGCTGGCTCGTCGTGATCGGGACCCTGACGATCGGATCGCTGCGCCTGCCCAAGACGTTCACCGCGGTCCTGCTCCTCGTCGACCTGTGCCTCGCGTTCAACCTCATCGCCGCGCTCGGCGGGAGCAGCTGGGCGGGAACCCTTGCCGGCGTGTCCGCC is a window of Saccharopolyspora phatthalungensis DNA encoding:
- a CDS encoding purine-cytosine permease family protein, coding for MSLRMYFTGPTTSLDDQVESYATSRVPASQRWPRPAVLLVLTANVTAMFWFSLGGQLGFLLGWPGMLLPLAYMVLLATVFGSLIMRISSREGLSVPLLTRGLGFGSKGAAVASVVYGFNYVFYFLFEGSIVAHSLSQFFHISINSFAATAVFALVGLAAVVFAWRGMHSMNLLQRWGTPVFLVLFVVGMIMLARGYVLVGPGQWEATGGVTSTALWQGFNLANGQIIFQALIATDYGRFIKKSVGYRGTGVVMLVELLMIAVVMLVGALISFSLVPHLGDTSLATDPGVYFVAFMGLIGVIFAVVTQVRINVVNLYSGSLALSNAWDAVAPRKIGRQWWMLALFMVGILGYPINILNYTDTFLAVTGIMTNTWILILLADYFVCRKLCKRAPTENIDYEEDRVRAWNPCGLISMAAGVIVGALGVFEVYPTYYASFLAMIIGPAVHIPLTLATRGRFYLPRSAQSAATKQVIASP
- a CDS encoding GPR1/FUN34/YaaH family transporter, giving the protein MTAQSEMIAPPAATPIVAAPSGNPIIAGLPGFVIGSIALALQLLGFVPADAATVVLPITFGASAISTLVATLWGVRAGENAVAVIFVTFTGFWVSYTLLVMALTHNWLAIPAEHAGRAQGLFLLSWLVVIGTLTIGSLRLPKTFTAVLLLVDLCLAFNLIAALGGSSWAGTLAGVSALGFALIGAYLLTGAVMESGGGKPFPVGSPLLRR